A region of Diospyros lotus cultivar Yz01 chromosome 3, ASM1463336v1, whole genome shotgun sequence DNA encodes the following proteins:
- the LOC127797404 gene encoding probable phytol kinase 3, chloroplastic isoform X1 has product MAPALYVVAQLRLTRFGPEFKLTTRTPTTSSLQLSIRPLGRLSSGVDCLSSSGVNFRQPKRRGFRWNLSLSPVASMFAVNSVVRDLAATAFSGCFALSILRLWGETAKRGVFDQKLNRKLVHVSVGLAFMLCWPLFSSDNHAAVIASLIPGINIIKVLLLGLGIWTDEATVKSMSRYGDYRELLKGPLYYASTITLACVIYWRTSPIAIAAICNLCAGDGLADIVGRRFGNEKLPYNRNKSIAGSVAMATAGFISSIGFMHYFFLFGFVKESWEMAWGFLVVSVVTALVESLPISTELDDNLTVPLTSVLVGSLVF; this is encoded by the exons ATGGCTCCCGCCCTCTATGTCGTGGCTCAACTCAGGCTAACCCGCTTCGGCCCCGAGTTCAAGCTCACGACTCGTACTCCGACGACCTCATCTCTCCAGCTGAGCATCCGACCTCTCGGCCGTCTATCCTCCGGCGTAGATTGCCTCTCCAGTTCCGGAGTCAATTTCCGGCAGCCAAAGCGCCGGGGATTTCGCTGGAATCTGTCGTTGTCACCGGTCGCTTCAATGTTCGCGGTGAATTCGGTCGTCCGAGACCTCGCCGCCACCGCTTTTTCTGGCTGCTTCGCTCTTTCCATACTTCGGCTGTGGGGGGAAACAGCCAAACGAGGGGTTTTCGACCAG AAATTAAATAGGAAGCTTGTGCACGTTAGTGTTGGGCTAGCTTTCATGCTTTGCTGGCCGTTGTTCAG TTCTGATAATCACGCAGCAGTTATTGCATCTCTTATACCTGGCATCAATATAATAAAGGTGCTTCTTCTTGGACTTGGTATATGGACGGATGAAGCTACAGTCAAGTCAATGAGCAGATATGGAGACTACAG GGAGCTTCTAAAGGGACCATTATATTACGCTTCCACAATCACATTGGCTTGTGTTATTTATTGGAGAACTTCTCCTATTGCAATTGCAGCAATTTGTAATCTTTGTGCTGGAGATG GTTTAGCGGACATTGTTGGAAGGAGATTTGGTAATGAGAAACTTCCTTACAATAGAAACAAATCCATTGCTGGTAGCGTTGCAATGGCAACTGCTGGTTTTATATCATCGATTGG GTTCATGCACTACTTTTTCTTGTTTGGATTTGTTAAAGAAAGCTGGGAAATGGCTTGGGGTTTCTTGGTTGTGTCTGTTGTCACAGCACTGGTTGAATCCCTCCCTATTAGCACTGAGCTTGATGACAATTTGACGGTTCCCCTCACTTCTGTGTTGGTGGGCAGTCTTGTATTCTAA
- the LOC127797404 gene encoding probable phytol kinase 3, chloroplastic isoform X2 — protein sequence MSRVHKLNRKLVHVSVGLAFMLCWPLFSSDNHAAVIASLIPGINIIKVLLLGLGIWTDEATVKSMSRYGDYRELLKGPLYYASTITLACVIYWRTSPIAIAAICNLCAGDGLADIVGRRFGNEKLPYNRNKSIAGSVAMATAGFISSIGFMHYFFLFGFVKESWEMAWGFLVVSVVTALVESLPISTELDDNLTVPLTSVLVGSLVF from the exons ATGAGTCGGGTTCAT AAATTAAATAGGAAGCTTGTGCACGTTAGTGTTGGGCTAGCTTTCATGCTTTGCTGGCCGTTGTTCAG TTCTGATAATCACGCAGCAGTTATTGCATCTCTTATACCTGGCATCAATATAATAAAGGTGCTTCTTCTTGGACTTGGTATATGGACGGATGAAGCTACAGTCAAGTCAATGAGCAGATATGGAGACTACAG GGAGCTTCTAAAGGGACCATTATATTACGCTTCCACAATCACATTGGCTTGTGTTATTTATTGGAGAACTTCTCCTATTGCAATTGCAGCAATTTGTAATCTTTGTGCTGGAGATG GTTTAGCGGACATTGTTGGAAGGAGATTTGGTAATGAGAAACTTCCTTACAATAGAAACAAATCCATTGCTGGTAGCGTTGCAATGGCAACTGCTGGTTTTATATCATCGATTGG GTTCATGCACTACTTTTTCTTGTTTGGATTTGTTAAAGAAAGCTGGGAAATGGCTTGGGGTTTCTTGGTTGTGTCTGTTGTCACAGCACTGGTTGAATCCCTCCCTATTAGCACTGAGCTTGATGACAATTTGACGGTTCCCCTCACTTCTGTGTTGGTGGGCAGTCTTGTATTCTAA
- the LOC127796935 gene encoding protein NODULATION SIGNALING PATHWAY 2-like, which translates to MLQPEVHQSSSLHLNHTDEVGSQGLDMDRERGNREFSSWFLSTAEDILSPSPSEQGLVSMEESGISSSHSSSQLAQKSLIFPKEDMELDKGLSILHLLKALGEAMENENKELERVILKRLEKKANLNGAAIQRLVFYLIQSLDKHLSSLTKEAIKNYEVGFRAFYQIFPYGRFAHFIANSLILEALPGDAETIHILDFDMGEGVQWAPLIEALGKQSPGTMRLVSIKCDNCASVPPLQNFEKTQKRLCEHAHLSGLELKVEEMDMDGLASEMKKMKMPGRKDWFAFNCMVGLPHMGRVRSARLVTEFLKVAEQSINASKRIPNSTINGGILTFGHGHGMEEAVSDCCDFGSTFEQQLSHVTALLESMEWQMPFLEEARTAMECLFMAPFVSSLACFEKLEERACPGGFLPEMALDPWRVSNDVILEAKQLVREGNSPYWIRSEGQSENQVLLCFLGTPLVRVSSWS; encoded by the coding sequence ATGTTGCAGCCTGAGGTTCACCAATCTTCATCGCTGCACTTGAACCACACCGATGAAGTTGGTTCTCAAGGGCTTGACatggatagagagagaggaaaccGTGAGTTTTCTTCTTGGTTCCTCTCTACTGCTGAGGATATATTGTCCCCATCCCCAAGTGAACAGGGTCTTGTTTCTATGGAGGAATCTGGTATTTCTTCAAGTCATTCTTCATCACAATTAGCCCaaaagagtttgatttttcCCAAGGAAGATATGGAACTCGACAAGGGACTGAGCATTctccatttgctcaaggctttGGGGGAGGCGATGGAGAATGAAAACAAAGAGCTTGAAAGGGTAATATTGAAGCGATTAGAGAAGAAGGCAAATCTGAATGGTGCAGCCATCCAACGGTTAGTTTTTTACTTGATCCAATCACTGGACAAACACTTGAGTAGCTTAACCAAAGAAGCAATCAAGAATTATGAGGTGGGATTCAGGGCCTTCTACCAAATATTCCCTTATGGAAGATTTGCTCACTTCATTGCCAATTCATTGATACTTGAAGCTTTGCCTGGGGATGCAGAGACTATTCATATTCTGGACTTTGACATGGGTGAAGGAGTGCAATGGGCTCCCTTGATTGAGGCACTAGGAAAGCAAAGCCCGGGAACCATGCGACTAGTATCAATTAAATGCGACAACTGCGCTTCTGTGCCTCCCCTGCAGAACTTTGAGAAGACACAAAAAAGGCTCTGTGAACATGCACATTTGTCCGGTTTAGAATTAAAGGTTGAGGAGATGGACATGGACGGGCTGGCATCcgagatgaagaaaatgaagatgccAGGAAGAAAGGATTGGTTTGCCTTCAATTGCATGGTGGGGCTTCCGCATATGGGGAGAGTAAGAAGTGCTAGGCTTGTCACAGAGTTTCTGAAGGTGGCCGAACAATCAATCAACGCGAGTAAGAGAATTCCTAATAGTACAATTAACGGGGGCATTCTAACGTTCGGGCATGGACATGGCATGGAGGAAGCAGTGAGTGATTGCTGCGACTTTGGCTCAACCTTTGAGCAGCAGCTGAGCCATGTCACAGCCTTGCTTGAATCAATGGAGTGGCAAATGCCTTTCCTTGAAGAAGCAAGGACAGCCATGGAGTGCCTGTTTATGGCCccctttgtttcttctcttgCTTGCTTTGAGAAGTTGGAGGAGAGAGCTTGCCCAGGTGGGTTTCTCCCAGAGATGGCATTGGATCCATGGAGGGTGAGCAATGATGTTATCTTGGAAGCCAAACAACTTGTGAGAGAAGGCAATAGTCCATATTGGATAAGAAGTGAAGGCCAGAGTGAAAATCAAGTGCTCTTGTGTTTTCTGGGGACTCCACTAGTGAGAGTTTCCAGTTGGAGTTGA